In Stanieria sp. NIES-3757, the DNA window ATAATTTTTCTGTAATTTACTTTGTTATTGTTCATTAAGCCAAAAAAGTTTTCAGAAAAACTCCATCAAAAGCAATACTTTGAAACCGATCCCACTTAAGTTAGAAAAATCATTAATTTATTTCTAGGTTAGATAAATAGAACTAATGATTAAATTTAGCCAATTGTAGTAAACAAATACTGAGTAAATAATAATACACTTAAAAAAATAAAAGTTTTTTTTATTATCAAAATTTTCCTTTGAATCAAGCTGAAAATTACTAGGATTAACTACTTAAAAAATAGTTGTGATTGTTTTAAATGATTTACATACGATAATATTTCCTATTAAGCTATTGGACGATCGAGTTTAAATAAACTAAGGAGGTAATTTTATGAAAATTCTCGTAGTTGAAGATGATGAACGTATCAGTGATGCGATCGCAGAATATCTTTCGGATCAGCATTATGCCGTAGAAACAGCTTATGATGGTCAGTCTGCTTGGGAACTTTTAGATGTATTTACTTACGATCTTGTTTTGCTTGATGTAATGCTTCCTCAAATGGATGGAATTACTCTTTGTCGTAAACTACGAACTAAAGGTCACGAAACTCCCATTTTGATGCTAACGGCTAAAGATACTGTAAATAACAAAATAGAAGGTTTAGATGCTGGTGCTGACGATTACTTAGTTAAACCCTTTGAATTGCCAGAATTATCCGCTCGTATTCGTGCTTTATTACGTCGAGGTGGTTCTAGTACTCCTCCTGTTCTGACTTGGGGAGAATTGCGTTTAGACCCTAGTACTTGTGAAGTTTTTTATCAAGAAGAACTGCTTCCTCTGAGTCCCAAAGAATATAAACTGTTGGAATTCTTTTTGCGTAATGGCAGAAGAGTATTCAGTCGCGCTCAGATTCTAGAACATCTTTGGCCCTTTGAACAAGTACCAGAAGAAGCAACTGTTAAAGCTCATATTCGAGGTTTAAGACAAAAACTCGAATCAGCAGGAGCTCCCCACGATCTAATTGAAACTGTTTATGGTTTGGGTTATCGACTCAAAGAACAACCAGAGTAAAAGCGAAACAATTTAGTAGCCAAACAAGTCGATTAGTTTTTAACGCTGCTGGTGAAGAGGTTATTCAGGAATAATATAGCGGTTCTCAAATTATAGTAATACCCTGGTTGAGCGTTAATGGTTGATTGTTGATAGCTGATAGTTGATGGTTCATTGTTAACCGATAACTGTTTTAGGTGTAGAGGATGGCTCATGAGAATTAAAAATCAATTTGTTTAGGTAATTGAAAGCTTACTGTTATTAAATTATTGAGTATGTTTCAAAGTTTACGTTGGCGACTACTTTTGTCTTACTTAACAGTAATGGCAGCGATCTTAAGTGTATTTGGGATGGGTGTTTATGTATTTTTTAGTCGCAATCTCTACCGTCAATTAGACAAAAAATTATTAACACTCGCTCAATCTGCTGCTCCTGCTTTTACTGAAGTAGAAAAAACAGGTAGTGGTTATCTCAATCAGGTAGATAAAGTTCCTTGGCGAGATATTTTTAACCGCGATAAACAAAGTTTAGAATGGTTTGATGCTAAAGGTAATTTGTTAGGAAGTAAAGGGTTTATTCGTTTAGAACTTCCTCCTACAACTGGTGCAGCTAATCTTCAACATAAAAAAACAAAATTTCCTGTTCGAGCTTACACTATTTCAGTTTTTAAAGATGGTTCTAGTCCCGCTCAACCTTCTTTAGAAGGATACATTCGAGCTAGTCAGTCGATTGAAGAAATTGAAGCCGTTCAAATTCAACTTTTTTGGGTTTTAATTTTTGGCGGATTGATGACTCTTATTTTGATCGGTTTAGGTGGTTTTTGGTTAGCACAAAAAGCAATTGAACCAATTGAAGAAAGTTTTCAAAAACTTAAACAATTTACTGCTGATGCCTCTCATGAATTACGAGGTCCTTTAACTGCAATTAAAGCTTCGGTCGATGTGATGCAATCTCATCCCGAACGGATTCATCCCAAAGATGCTAAAAAAATTACCGCGATCGCTAGTGCTACTACCCAAATGAGTCATTTGATTGAAGATTTGCTGTTTTTAGCACGAACCGATAAGGCAGTCATTATTCGCGACCGAGAGAAAAAACCTCTTTTGATCAATACGATTCTCCAAAATATTATTACTCTGCTTGAGCCTTTTGCTCAAAATAAAAATATTGCCTTAAAAGCTGATTTTTTATTAGATGTATTAGTAGTAGGCGATCATACTCAACTTACTCGTTTATTTTCTAATTTAGTTGAGAATGCGCTGCAATACACTCCTGAAGGCGGTCAAGTTAGTCTTCATCTTCACAAACAAAACCGTTACGTAATTGTAAGTGTGAAAGATACAGGAATTGGAATTGCACCAGATCAAATTCCTTTTGTCTTTGATCGCTTTTGGCGTGCAGATAAAGCTCGCTCTCGTCGTGAAGGTGGTACTGGTTTAGGATTAGCTATTGCCAGTGCGATCGCTCAAAGTCATGGCGGAAAAATCACGGTAAGCAGTGAAGTAGATGTGGGTAGTTGTTTTCAGGTGCGAATTCCAATGTTAATAGTTAGTGGAGCAACTAAAAAAGACAAAAAGGTGTTGCCGAAACAAATTATGATTGAGGCTGAAACCATTGATTCATAGCTCTTTTCGGTTTAAGGCTACACCCTAGTCAGATGTAAATGAGATTTATCTGCCACCAATTACAACATTTTTAATTCTCAGATGAGGTCCTCCTACGCTTACAGGTAAAGGCATTTGTCCTCCTTTACCACAACCGCCATTAGTAAAGAGAGTATCGTTACCAATTGCTTCAATATCTTTAAGAGTTTGAAATACATTCCCTGTTAAAGTCACATCGCTAACGGGTTCGGCAATTTTACCATTACGGATCATATAACCTTCTGCTGCTGCAAAAGTAAACATTTCTCCGTTAGTTTGTCCGCCTAACATTCTGACAGCATACACTCCTTCTTCAATATCATCAATCATATCTTCAAAAGAAGTATCTCCTGGTTCAATCGCTGTATTAGTCATCCGCACAATAGGAGGATAGTTGGCACGAATTGCCCTCGCATTACCCGTTGGTTGTTCGTGCATTTTTCCTGCTGTTTCCCTTGAATGAAGACGTTGCGCTAACACCCCATTTTTAATGAGATACTTTCTTTGTCCCGGAACTCCTTCATCATCGTATTTAATTGAACCAGGTAAATCCTCCAACGTAGCATCATCAATTACATTGAGTTGTTCAATCCCTAACGGTTTACCAAGGGTTAAAAGTTCTTGCATGCGGGGATTTTCATAAACAAAATCTGCTTCAGATAAATGCCCAAAAGCTTCGTGAATAAACACACCTGATAAATAAGGATCGAGAATTACCGTATATTGTCCACCTTTGACCGAATTTGCTTCTAATTGATTAACTGCTCGTTTAGCTGCACCTAACACTCGGTCTTCAATGCCAATTAAGCAATTAAAATTATCTCTAGAATGAATCGATTCAAAACCTTGACGAACAATTCCGCCTTCACCTCTGGCGATCGCGCCAAATCGACCAGTAACATCTAATCTTTCTTGAACAATACAACTACCAACCGAATTAACAAAATAATTGGTGGTAAAGACATCACCCAAACTGCTCATCGTAGTCTGAATGCGTGGATCGTACTCTAAAATTAACTTGTTGTAAGCTTCTAAAATTTGACGTTTATCTTGCAGAGAAACACCACGAGGATCTCGTTTTAGTTCGACTTTGACATAATCTTCGATTGGTGCGATCGCAGCTAGTTGAGTAGTTTCTTTACCAACCAATTTTGCTTGAGCAATAGCTTCCTCAATTCTTGGTTTTAACTCTTCTAAACCATTGAAGGTAACAAAACTCCAACCACCTTGATGACAAGCACGAATTCCACCTGCTAAAGCAAAACTACGATTGACACCATCTAATTGTTTACCTCGGAAAGCTAGATTAGTTGATTCGCTTTGTTCAACTCTAATTTCTAAATAATCAACTGAATTTTGATAAGCAGCAATCGCATCTCGTAACCGCTCAGTAGTTGAATGTTCCATAATATTTGTTTTTTAATAGAGCTACTACTTTTAAGATACCTTGCCGATCTGGGTTACTGCATCGATACCGATCTGTTATCTATAGCAAGGACGTAGTAGATTACGTCCCTAATAAAATTTAAGTCTAATTAAATTTCATCCCAACCGCTAATTCCAGAAGACATGACATAACTAGTAACTCCAGCTTCAAAGAAATTAGCCTTAGTATGACCTTCTTTTTTGGTATCTGAAAAACGTTCTAAATGCCGATAAGGACTCTTTTGGTATTTGTCTTCTGGATAAAGTGGTTCTAAACCAATTGCTTTCAATCTCAGATTAGCTAAATACTTAGTATATTGTTCGGTACTTCCTTCCGTAACACCTAAAATATTATCTCCGACAATATGATTAGTCCATTTGACTTCATGTTGTACCGCCGTATCAAACATTTCATAAATTTGCTCGACTGAATGAATAAACAGTTGTCGCGCTTCAGGAATAAGTTTTTGATAGAGTCTAACGTGACTTAATTCATCACGATTAATCATTTTAAAAATATCGGCACTTCCTGGCATTAACATCCGCGAAGCTAAATTATAAAAATAGATAAAGCCGTTGTAGAAATAAATGCCTTCCAATAAATAATCTGCCAGTAAAGCCGTAAAATAATTCTCCGCAGTAGGATTATCTACATATTTTTGATAAAGTTTGGCAATGAATTGACAACGATCTGCTAAAACTTTATCTGTACGCCAGAAATCATAAACCTTACTTCTGCGATCGCTGGGGATAACTGTTTCAATAATATATTGATAACTTTGGTTGTGCATTCCTTCTTGAGAAATTTGTTCTGCCATACACAGACTTACTTCTGGTGCAGTAACACAACTTTTAAGATGCGGAATATTGCAGGTTTGAACAGAATCAAGAAAAGTAAGATAACTCAAAATGCCATCATAGGCGTATCTTTCTTCAGAAGTTAAATTCCAATAATCAGTTACATCTTGAGTGAGATCGAGTTTTTGCGGAATCCAAAAGTTTTCTCGCATTTGTTGATACAATCCAATTGCCCAAGAATAGCGGACATCGTTGAGTTGCATTAAATTAGTCGTATTCCCAAACCAAATCGAGCGATTTTCAATTCTGTCGTCTCCTTGAGGATTAAAAATCGGATTGGCTAACATTTTGTTTTGATCGGATAAAAAAGAAGTCATAAGTACGGTTTGAGCAAGTCAATCTTTAAGATTATGCTATATGTAGTGTTATAGCTTAACAAAATCAGTTTTATAACGCTATATATAATTTTTGAGTCAAGCTGAGAATATCTATAGTAATTCTGAAATATGATCTTTTTCGTAGTTCTCGATCAATATTCCCATAATTTCCATTAAAGAAGCTAAAGGATGAGATTCTTCTTCTCCTACTTCGTCTATTAAGCTATCTAGCACGACAACCAGTTTTTCATACTCTTCTTCTGTATGGGGAACAAAAATTTTATTACCTAAATATGACCAAGCATTAATAGTTGTCTTAATATCCAAACTCTGCATAAATCAGAAACTGCCCGCCACAGAATATAAGTATCTGATCGATTTTAAATAAAATGGACAAAACTATCAATGTTTAATAACGTCTGATGTGAATTAAATTTTAGGGGGTAGATATAGACTCGAATGTAAGCACATCAATCCCAAATTGTTGACGAAGAAGAATCCGTCAAGTGTGAGCAGTGATTTTAGCTGCTATGTGAGTAGCAAAACCACAAACAGTTTTATTGAGCAATCTTTCTGGATTACGACCAGTATTCTCAATCTCATGAAAAACGCCTTCAATCCGTTGTCTAACCCGACCGCTCAGACGCTTAAGATTGGAGGAAACTTGTCGCTGTTGATTACAACGTTTGATTGTCCAAATGCGATTCCCCGTAGAGTTGATAATTTCTTGTTGCCAGTCGCTGCCAATAAACCCTTTGTCTCCGTAAATATCACATCCACGAACTACTTCGAGAACAGCTTCAACAGCTTCTCTTTCGTCAATATTGGCTGGCACTAGCTCGTAAGCAATTGGCAATCCGACCAGCGCAGCGTCGAAAGCATGACTAATTTATAGCCAAAGTATTTCATCTTCCTGGCAGCACAATAACCATAATTAGCACTACCATAAAAATCACTCTTATTCTTACTTCGACGATAACCGACTACTGGTAGTGGTTTGGTATCAATGATCAAACTCACTGCATTGTCACCACCCAATTGCTTAACCCATTTTCGACGTAACATCTCTAACATTTGTCCCAGTTTTCGCAAACGTCGGTTGAACTGGCTTTGGTCTAATAATTTGGGAAACCACTGTCCGTAATTAGCACGGATAAAGCCAATAAACTGAGTTTCTCCTGGGAATGGCAAATAGTCGATCATGATCGCTCAGGTCATTATTTCACTGTCGCTCATCTCGGCTTTTGCTCCTAGTGACTTACCTTTCAAAGCTTTTCCCTCTTGTTGATACCAGTCATCTACTAGAACAAAAATTGTGACTATCAGCGTTTCAAAGTCTATGCTATTGATGAGGAAAGATATTTGATGATAAGTGTGGTAACTTTCATCTTCTGTCTTTTCCTCATTTTTTCCTAATTCACATCAGGCGTTTTAATAGGAAGCTACAAGCATAATAAAGTATAAAGCGTATTTCTTTAAAAGAACTTTGATTTATATGGCAGGTGTTTTAAAAAATTTATTTAATAAATTTAAAGTAGCCAGAATCTACACCTTTGGAAGGGAAACTAACATTAAATAACTTTTTATTCTTTCCATTTGCTCAGATCGTATTCTTGGTGAGTTAAAATAGCACGTATATATACTTTATTTCGGTTATAGTGTATTGCTGCAATCAATCTAACTTTGTTACCTCCAATATTAAAAACAGTTAGTTTTCCTACTTGATCAGCAGATGGTAAAACTTTGCGTAAATCGGCAAAAGAATCAAAATTATATTGTTTGATTATTTGATACCAGTGTATGAGAGCAGTCTTAGTTTCCGGGTATTTTGCTGCAAATTCATTCAAGCGTTTACGGGTAATGATATGCATATACCAGTTTCCTAGCTTCAAGCATAAGTTATTATCTCAATCTGAATAATTGAAAATTTAGAATATTTGTTCTAAAAAAAATCTTTTTAGATAGTGGAGAGTAGAGACAATAGTTTATTGTCTCTATGAACAGAGATTGATAACTTTAATTAGCGCAAGCTACACAAGTATCGTTTGATTCTTTGAAATCGTCTTTTTGTACAGTACGGATATAATATACTGCCTTGCAACCTGATTCCCAAGCCAAAACTAGAGTTTCAAAAATATCTTTAGCCTTAAGACATCTTTCAGGTTCGTCGGGGAAATATACACCTTGATTAAGATTGAAGAGTAATTCCATCGAAATCCCCGTATCAATCCATTGTTGCATCGTAGCAACTGCTTTTACGACTTTTTTCTGGTCTAAAGACTTATTTTCGGGGTAAAACCAAAAGAAATCCTGAAGGAAAGGTGGCGCAATCGGAACAGCCCCCTTAGCCCATTTATCATAGAAAAACTTACTATAAGCGGGTAAAACGCTAGCCGTACAACCTTGAACCAGAGAGGAAGAAGTATTAGGCGCGATCGCGCTAATATGGGAATTACGAATGCCGTATTTTTGAATATCTTGAGCTAGAGTGAGCCAACGTTCCTGATCTCTAGCATTCTCTAAATACCATTCTACGGGTTTAGCACCAATTAATTTTCCTTTACTCCATTCACTGCCTGCAAAGGCTGAATATACACCTCTTTCTTTGGCTAATTCCATCGAAGCATGGGTACACCAGTAACCAAATTCTTCAAATAGATAGCTAATTTCGCTTAGATGATCATAAGTTAAACGTCTTTTAGCCAACCAATCAGCTAAACCCATACAACCTACCCCAATGGTGCGGTATTTGTCGTTATGGTTTTTGGAAGCTGCAAAAGGAGGGTTAGTCAGATCGATAGTATTATCTAAAATTCGGACTGCTAACTGACAAATATTAGGTAGTTCAGTTTCTTCTGTGTTAGCTAGATTGAGCGAAACCAGATTACAACAGTGGGCTTCTACTCCTGGTTGCACATTACTAAAGCTTTCACAGCACAAATTAACGCCAGGAATATATCCTTCATGTTGATTGGGATTTGCCCGATTGATCGTATCTTTAAACGCTAAATAGGGCATTCCTGTTTCTACCTGCGATCGCATGATCTCTTTAAACAATTCGCGGGCGTTAATTTTTTTGTAGAGAGTAATTTTTTTACCTAGTTCTGATTCAATCTGACGATAAGCGGACTCAAACTGTTCGCCCCATAAGGTAGCAAGTTCGATGCCTAATTTAGTTCTAATTTCATAGGGATCTACTAATGTCCATTCTTCCTTAGCTACTACTCGGCGCATGAATTCATCAGTAATCACTAGCTGAGGAAAGACATCATAAGCTTTACGACGTTGATCGCCATTTTCTGTTTGCATTTCCAGGAATTCTGGCACATCCAAATGCCAAATATCAACACCAACGGTAACCGCACCAGCCCTACGCCCGCCTTGATTAACTGCGATCGCAGTATCATTGAGTAATTTGATCCAAGGCACAATCCCACCAGAAGCGTTTTTCTTGCCCATTACCCAGCTTCCAGTTGACCGAATTCGGCTGACATTGACCCCAACCCCACCACCATTCTTGGAAATTCTGGCAGTATTAGTAATTTCACCAAAAATACTTTCTAAATTGTCGTCAATCGCCGTAATAAAACAACTACTTAAAGAACCGTTCGGAATCCTCAAATTAGCTAAAATCGGCGTAGCTAAAGAAATTTTTCTTCTTGCGATCGCTTCATAAAACTGTTGGGCAACTGCTAATCTTTTCTGAGGGACTTCTACGGAGGCGAGTAATAAAGCACAAGTCAGAAATGCTTCTTGGGGCAACTCATCAGGCAAAAGATAGCGTTTAGTTAATAAAACTGCCCCAGCATAATCATAATCTTTGTCCCATTCCTGATTAATCCAAGTTCCTGCTAAGGATAATTCTTCTGAAGAATAAGTTAAGATTTTTTGATCGTATTGGTTTGCCTCAACTTGTAACCTGACTGTCTTAGCATAATCTCCATAACCATAACCACGACTCACAACGGTATCTTTCCAGAGATTCCAAATATGTAATCTACCTGCTACATAACGCCATTCAGGTTCGGAAGGACTACACATTCCTAAGGCGCAGTCAATCAAGTTATCTTGAATTTCTCTGGTAGTAACCCCATTTCTTAATCTAGTGGTAAGTCCAGCTTCTAAAGTAATAGGATTAACTTCTTTGCCTTGACAAGCCCAATCTACTACAGAGCGAATTTTAGCAATATTGAGGGGAGTAGTAGAACCATCTCTCCTAATCACCTGAATATTACTGGCATTGTGTGTGAGAAGGTTGGGTTGGGGCGATAGGGTTTGTTGCATATGCTCGGATTAAAACAAGTTGATTACCTGGATTTATAATATAACCCAACTTTTTATACATCTAGTGTCTAAACTAGAAGATTAAGCTTTTATTACTCTACATCTAGTTGTTCTGGCTGAGTATTAAGATTAATCTTTAGCAATTTCAACCCGTTATTAAACAACTTTAGCGCGATCGCCCAAAACAAAAACTAATCTTAAGTTTGATTAGTGATGGACAAATCCTTCTAGTAACTCGCTAATAAATTGGCAAGTGGCGATTATAATTTGAAAATATTCTGAATAATAGCGACTAAATTTAATTAACTAATTTTTTAGTGAACCATCAAAGTAACGAAACCTATCTCAACCATCCTACCTTTGGTCTTCTCTATCGTATTTGCCTGATTGAAAATGATCGGGAACTTTTTACTACGCTCTACGCTCAACGTCTTTTTTTTATCGTAGTTATAACTCCTGATAATTTAACTTTTGACCCAATTAGTCGTTCTGATGCTCGTTTATTGGTAGAAAATCGTTTACGAAAATTACGCCAGAGTAATATTGCCCATGAATATCAAAAACTTAATCTAGTTTATCAACAAACCTTCCAATAAATTTTGGCGAGTCAACCCAAAGTAAGTCAAAAGTCTATTCATATCCAGATTCCCACACCGAAATAGTAACCCTATCCTTGGCATCTCGCTCTACTTTCCCTTCCAAATTACCTGCTTTGAAGAAACTAAACTTGGTTTCCCGTGAATATACTTGTCTCAGTTTTTGTGTCACATCTGCTGGTGCATTACCGCCCAAAAGTTGACTTAAAGTTTCCTGCATTGCCTCCAAACTAATTGATGGGGCTAATGCGATATCAGTTTGACGAATTTTGCCTGTGCCATCGGATTTATAACTAAGATTGACTTGGTTGGGAACAATGTCTTGATAAATTAGAGTGCGACTATCTTTTTGCCAATCTTGCCTCTCAGAAGTAGGCTTACCTAAAGTACTAACAAGCTGATTTTCTGAACTTCCCGTCCGAATAATCGGAACATCTATTTCTGATGGAGGTTCTGGTTCAGTTGCTAGTTGTGGTTCAGCTTCAGTTTTGGTATCGATTACCACTTCAGGAGGTTCTGAGTCTAACTGAGATTCTGGTTCAGGCTGTTCTATACTATTGTTAGCTTCTAATTCTGATTCAGTTTGATTTTCTGCTTCTGGTTTGACTTTGGGCTTGTTTGCTTTAAAAAGCTCTGGAAAATTTTTAACTGAGGGAAAAGATTCTGTTTGCTCGGTAGGTTCTTCTCTAGTTGCTTGTGGTAAGGGTTGAGAGCGATTATTCCATATATTTGATAAGAAGCTAAAGCCAGCCACAAATGCGCCGACACTTAAACCTCCTGCTAATAATAAAAATAGAAATAAATTAACTAACCAATTGCCTGACCTTTTCTCTTCAAAAGAATCAATTTTGACTGCTACGGTATCACCCTTTTGACGAGGAACATGATGGTTATTTTGATTACTTCCTTGCCTTGGTGCTACTACTACAGTTTTTTTGGTCAAATTTTGCCAAGGTAAAGCAGAATCTAATGCTTCTAACATTTCTCTAGCAGTAGTAAAGCGATCGCGTGGATGAAATTTGATTGCTTGAGTTAAAATTTCTACTAATTTCGGATCGATCTGGCTAGCATATTCCTGCCAAATAATTTCACCTGTACCAGGATCGCTTTGTAAGTCGTGGGGAGATTTTCCTGTTAGTAGAAAGATGGCTGTTAGTCCCAAACTGTATAAATCGCTAGAATAAACAGGACGACCAGCAGCTTGTTCGGAAGGCATATAACCAGGTGTACCAATCGCAGCAGAAAAAGCACTACTATTATTAGCATGAACTACAGTTGCGATCGCTTCTTTAACTGCGCCAAAATCAATCAATACTGGTAAGTTATCTTGAGATCTAATAATAATATTTTCTGGTTTAATATCTCGATGAATGATGCGTTTACTATGAACAAAATCTAATACTGGTAAAAGCTGAACTAAGATCTGTCGGACTTCTCTAGGGGCTAAATTGCCTTCATTCTGCCACTTCTCGGCTAAAGTAACTCCTTCAATCCATTCTTGAACTAGATAAAATTTATCCGCTTCAGAAAAATAAGCATAAAGACAAGGAATTTGACGATTACCTTCTCCTAACTCTTCTAGAATTGCTGCTTCTCGCTGAAATCTCTCTTTAACCCATTCAGGAAGATGTGGTTGTTCGACAATGGGTTTAAGCTGCTTGAGAACGCATTTTCTTTGGGAAGGCATGTGAGTATCTTCAGCTAAGTATGTTTCTCCAAAGCCTCCTCTGCCAATAGTTTCTAAAATACGATAGCGGTTATTTAATAGTGCAGCTTTCATACAATTACCAGTTATCAGTTAGAGACGTTCAAAACGTCTACGTCGATAGGGATCAAGCAATGCCTCGTCCGTATAATTTTTTGTTAAAAAAAA includes these proteins:
- a CDS encoding serine/threonine protein kinase, giving the protein MKAALLNNRYRILETIGRGGFGETYLAEDTHMPSQRKCVLKQLKPIVEQPHLPEWVKERFQREAAILEELGEGNRQIPCLYAYFSEADKFYLVQEWIEGVTLAEKWQNEGNLAPREVRQILVQLLPVLDFVHSKRIIHRDIKPENIIIRSQDNLPVLIDFGAVKEAIATVVHANNSSAFSAAIGTPGYMPSEQAAGRPVYSSDLYSLGLTAIFLLTGKSPHDLQSDPGTGEIIWQEYASQIDPKLVEILTQAIKFHPRDRFTTAREMLEALDSALPWQNLTKKTVVVAPRQGSNQNNHHVPRQKGDTVAVKIDSFEEKRSGNWLVNLFLFLLLAGGLSVGAFVAGFSFLSNIWNNRSQPLPQATREEPTEQTESFPSVKNFPELFKANKPKVKPEAENQTESELEANNSIEQPEPESQLDSEPPEVVIDTKTEAEPQLATEPEPPSEIDVPIIRTGSSENQLVSTLGKPTSERQDWQKDSRTLIYQDIVPNQVNLSYKSDGTGKIRQTDIALAPSISLEAMQETLSQLLGGNAPADVTQKLRQVYSRETKFSFFKAGNLEGKVERDAKDRVTISVWESGYE
- a CDS encoding ribonucleotide reductase subunit alpha; this translates as MQQTLSPQPNLLTHNASNIQVIRRDGSTTPLNIAKIRSVVDWACQGKEVNPITLEAGLTTRLRNGVTTREIQDNLIDCALGMCSPSEPEWRYVAGRLHIWNLWKDTVVSRGYGYGDYAKTVRLQVEANQYDQKILTYSSEELSLAGTWINQEWDKDYDYAGAVLLTKRYLLPDELPQEAFLTCALLLASVEVPQKRLAVAQQFYEAIARRKISLATPILANLRIPNGSLSSCFITAIDDNLESIFGEITNTARISKNGGGVGVNVSRIRSTGSWVMGKKNASGGIVPWIKLLNDTAIAVNQGGRRAGAVTVGVDIWHLDVPEFLEMQTENGDQRRKAYDVFPQLVITDEFMRRVVAKEEWTLVDPYEIRTKLGIELATLWGEQFESAYRQIESELGKKITLYKKINARELFKEIMRSQVETGMPYLAFKDTINRANPNQHEGYIPGVNLCCESFSNVQPGVEAHCCNLVSLNLANTEETELPNICQLAVRILDNTIDLTNPPFAASKNHNDKYRTIGVGCMGLADWLAKRRLTYDHLSEISYLFEEFGYWCTHASMELAKERGVYSAFAGSEWSKGKLIGAKPVEWYLENARDQERWLTLAQDIQKYGIRNSHISAIAPNTSSSLVQGCTASVLPAYSKFFYDKWAKGAVPIAPPFLQDFFWFYPENKSLDQKKVVKAVATMQQWIDTGISMELLFNLNQGVYFPDEPERCLKAKDIFETLVLAWESGCKAVYYIRTVQKDDFKESNDTCVACAN
- a CDS encoding two component transcriptional regulator, winged helix family; amino-acid sequence: MKILVVEDDERISDAIAEYLSDQHYAVETAYDGQSAWELLDVFTYDLVLLDVMLPQMDGITLCRKLRTKGHETPILMLTAKDTVNNKIEGLDAGADDYLVKPFELPELSARIRALLRRGGSSTPPVLTWGELRLDPSTCEVFYQEELLPLSPKEYKLLEFFLRNGRRVFSRAQILEHLWPFEQVPEEATVKAHIRGLRQKLESAGAPHDLIETVYGLGYRLKEQPE
- the nrdB1 gene encoding ribonucleoside-diphosphate reductase beta subunit codes for the protein MTSFLSDQNKMLANPIFNPQGDDRIENRSIWFGNTTNLMQLNDVRYSWAIGLYQQMRENFWIPQKLDLTQDVTDYWNLTSEERYAYDGILSYLTFLDSVQTCNIPHLKSCVTAPEVSLCMAEQISQEGMHNQSYQYIIETVIPSDRRSKVYDFWRTDKVLADRCQFIAKLYQKYVDNPTAENYFTALLADYLLEGIYFYNGFIYFYNLASRMLMPGSADIFKMINRDELSHVRLYQKLIPEARQLFIHSVEQIYEMFDTAVQHEVKWTNHIVGDNILGVTEGSTEQYTKYLANLRLKAIGLEPLYPEDKYQKSPYRHLERFSDTKKEGHTKANFFEAGVTSYVMSSGISGWDEI
- a CDS encoding transposase, which translates into the protein MIDYLPFPGETQFIGFIRANYGQWFPKLLDQSQFNRRLRKLGQMLEMLRRKWVKQLGGDNAVSLIIDTKPLPVVGYRRSKNKSDFYGSANYGYCAARKMKYFGYKLVMLSTLRWSDCQLLTS
- a CDS encoding transposase — protein: MPANIDEREAVEAVLEVVRGCDIYGDKGFIGSDWQQEIINSTGNRIWTIKRCNQQRQVSSNLKRLSGRVRQRIEGVFHEIENTGRNPERLLNKTVCGFATHIAAKITAHT
- a CDS encoding putative Zn-dependent proteases like protein encodes the protein MEHSTTERLRDAIAAYQNSVDYLEIRVEQSESTNLAFRGKQLDGVNRSFALAGGIRACHQGGWSFVTFNGLEELKPRIEEAIAQAKLVGKETTQLAAIAPIEDYVKVELKRDPRGVSLQDKRQILEAYNKLILEYDPRIQTTMSSLGDVFTTNYFVNSVGSCIVQERLDVTGRFGAIARGEGGIVRQGFESIHSRDNFNCLIGIEDRVLGAAKRAVNQLEANSVKGGQYTVILDPYLSGVFIHEAFGHLSEADFVYENPRMQELLTLGKPLGIEQLNVIDDATLEDLPGSIKYDDEGVPGQRKYLIKNGVLAQRLHSRETAGKMHEQPTGNARAIRANYPPIVRMTNTAIEPGDTSFEDMIDDIEEGVYAVRMLGGQTNGEMFTFAAAEGYMIRNGKIAEPVSDVTLTGNVFQTLKDIEAIGNDTLFTNGGCGKGGQMPLPVSVGGPHLRIKNVVIGGR
- a CDS encoding histidine kinase, encoding MFQSLRWRLLLSYLTVMAAILSVFGMGVYVFFSRNLYRQLDKKLLTLAQSAAPAFTEVEKTGSGYLNQVDKVPWRDIFNRDKQSLEWFDAKGNLLGSKGFIRLELPPTTGAANLQHKKTKFPVRAYTISVFKDGSSPAQPSLEGYIRASQSIEEIEAVQIQLFWVLIFGGLMTLILIGLGGFWLAQKAIEPIEESFQKLKQFTADASHELRGPLTAIKASVDVMQSHPERIHPKDAKKITAIASATTQMSHLIEDLLFLARTDKAVIIRDREKKPLLINTILQNIITLLEPFAQNKNIALKADFLLDVLVVGDHTQLTRLFSNLVENALQYTPEGGQVSLHLHKQNRYVIVSVKDTGIGIAPDQIPFVFDRFWRADKARSRREGGTGLGLAIASAIAQSHGGKITVSSEVDVGSCFQVRIPMLIVSGATKKDKKVLPKQIMIEAETIDS